A single genomic interval of Phocoena sinus isolate mPhoSin1 chromosome 15, mPhoSin1.pri, whole genome shotgun sequence harbors:
- the ZKSCAN5 gene encoding zinc finger protein with KRAB and SCAN domains 5 isoform X1 yields the protein MIMTGSGEVIDLDPPAETSPEQEDLLIVKVEEEDCTWMREYNPPVFETFYQRFKHFQYHEASGPREALSQLRVLCCEWLRPELHTKEQILELLVLEQFLTILPEEFQTWVREHHPENGEEAVAVVENIERELEERRQQVVACAEVLPPKVVPPGAGPESFSHQLLPVDPQPEREPQRPHLREENALPALQVPSLPLKDSQELTASLLSAGSQKLVKIEDVADVAVSFILEEWGHLDHSQKSLYRDDRKENYGSITSMDYESRNDNVELMVKQISDEAESPWMTSGSPERNVPPSQEFGGVSDPHSVVERWQVNPPMGKSRQTPSQKRDLGAITDVNRKPNTNGERGHRCNDCGKFFLQASNFIQHRRIHTGEKPFKCGECGKSYNQRVHLTQHQRVHTGEKPYKCQVCGKAFRVSSHLVQHHSVHSGERPYGCPECGKSFGRHSHLIEHLKRHFREKSQRCNDKRSKNTKLNVKKKISEFSEADMEPTGIIPRNVSQVQEFGEGHKHQGKLDRKQGIPMKEILGQPSSKRMNFSEVTYVHKKSSTGERPHKCNECGKSFIQSAHLIQHQRIHTGEKPFRCDECGKSYNQRVHLTQHQRVHTGEKPYTCPLCGKAFRVRSHLVQHQSVHSGERPFKCNECGKGFGRRSHLAGHLRLHSREKSHQCHECGEIFFQYVSLIEHQVLHMGQKNEQNSIRGEAYSWNLTVIEDKKVELQEQPYKCDVCGKAFHYSSELIQHYRTHTAEKTYKWDMCRESVGQCSHTKQHPKSYSNLKAHQCKECGRGFALKAHLNQHQRIHTGEKPFQCKECGMSFSWSCSLFKHLRSHERTDPINTLSV from the exons ATGATAATGACAGGATCTGGGGAAGTTATAGACTTAGACCCTCCCGCGGAGACTTCACCAGAGCAAGAAGACCTTCTGATAGTGAAGGTGGAAGAAGAAGATTGCACCTGGATGAGGGAGTACAATCCGCCCGTGTTTGAGACTTTCTACCAGCGCTTCAAGCACTTCCAGTACCATGAAGCGTCAGGCCCCCGGGAGGCCCTTAGCCAGCTCCGGGTGCTCTGCTGTGAGTGGCTGCGGCCCGAGCTGCACACCAAGGAGCAGATCCTGGAGCTGCTGGTGCTGGAGCAGTTCCTGACCATCCTGCCTGAAGAGTTCCAGACCTGGGTGAGAGAACATCACCCGGAAAATGGAGAAGAGGCTGTGGCCGTggtagaaaatatagaaagagaaCTAGAGGAACGCAGACAACAG GTCGTTGCGTGTGCTGAAGTGCTTCCTCCGAAGGTCGTGCCGCCTGGAGCCGGGCCCGAGTCCTTCAGTCACCAGCTCCTGCCCGTGGACCCGCAGCCTGAACGCGAGCCGCAGAGGCCTCATCTTCGGGAGGAAAACG CCCTTCCTGCTCTCCAagttccctcccttcccctgaaGGACAGCCAGGAGCTGACAGCCTCACTTCTCTCAGCTGGGTCCCAG AAGTTGGTGAAAATTGAAGATGTGGCTGACGTGGCTGTATCCTTCATCCTGGAGGAATGGGGACATTTGGACCATTCCCAGAAGTCCCTCTATAGGGATGACAGGAAGGAGAATTATGGGAGTATTACTTCTATGG ATTACGAGTCCAGGAACGACAACGTGGAACTGATGGTAAAGCAGATTTCTGATGAAGCCGAATCGCCCTGGATGACCTCAGGAAGCCCTGAAAGAAATGTCCCCCCGAGTCAAGAGTTTGGAGGAGTTAGCGACCCTCACAGCGTGGTAGAAAGGTGGCAGGTCAACCCCCCCATGGGGAAATCAAGGCAGACCCCTTCCCAGAAAAGAGACCTCGGTGCCATCACAGACGTGAACCGGAAGCCAAACACCAACGGCGAGAGAGGACACCGATGTAACGACTGCGGGAAATTTTTCCTTCAGGCCTCCAACTTCATCCAGCACCGGCGAATCCACACGGGAGAGAAACCGTTTAAGTGCGGGGAGTGTGGGAAAAGCTATAACCAGCGCGTGCACCTCACCCAGCACCAGCGTGTGCACACCGGCGAGAAGCCTTACAAGTGCCAGGTGTGCGGGAAGGCCTTCCGTGTCAGCTCACACCTGGTCCAGCATCACAGCGTGCACAGCGGGGAGAGGCCCTACGGCTGCCCCGAGTGCGGGAAGAGCTTCGGGCGCCACTCCCACCTGATCGAGCACCTCAAGCGCCACTTCAGAGAGAAATCCCAAAGAT GCAATGATAAAAGAAGTAAGAATACAAAATTGaatgttaagaagaaaatttcagaattttcagAAGCAGACATGGAACCAACCGGAATAATCCCAAGAAATGTTTCTCAGGTTCAAGAGTTTGGAGAAGGCCACAAACACCAGGGCAAATTGGATAGAaagcagggaattcccatgaaAGAGATACTAGGACAACCCTCTTCAAAGAGGATGAATTTCAGCGAAGTCACGTATGTCCACAAAAAGTCCTCCACCGGAGAGAGACCGCATAAATGTAACGAATGTGGGAAAAGCTTTATTCAGAGTGCACATCTTATCCAGCATCAGCGAATACACACCGGGGAGAAACCATTTAGGTGTGACGAGTGTGGGAAGAGCTACAATCAGCGTGTACACCTAACTCAGCATCAGCGGGtccacactggggagaagccCTACACCTGTCCCTTGTGCGGGAAAGCATTTAGAGTGAGGTCCCACCTCGTTCAGCACCAGAGTGTGCACAGTGGGGAGAGGCCCTTTAAGTGTAATGAGTGCGGGAAAGGCTTTGGGAGACGTTCACACCTTGCTGGGCATCTCAGGCTCCACTCGAGAGAGAAATCCCATCAGTGTCATGAATGTGGAGAAATCTTTTTTCAGTACGTTAGCCTCATTGAACACCAGGTGCTCCACATGGgccagaaaaatgaacaaaatagcaTCCGCGGGGAAGCGTACAGCTGGAACTTAACGGTGATTGAGGATAAGAAGGTTGAGTTGCAAGAGCAGCCTTATAAGTGTGATGTGTGTGGCAAAGCCTTTCATTACAGTTCGGAGCTCATTCAGCATTACAGAACTCATACCGCAGAGAAAACCTATAAATGGGATATGTGTAGAGAAAGCGTTGGCCAGTGTTCCCACACAAAACAACATCCCAAAAGCTATTCCAACCTGAAAGCCCATCAATGTAAAGAATGTGGCAGAGGCTTTGCTCTGAAGGCACATCTTAATCAACATCAGAGGATccatactggtgagaaaccctTTCAATGTAAAGAATGCGGAATGAGTTTCAGTTGGAGTTGTAGCCTCTTTAAACATCTGAGAAGTCACGAGAGGACAGATCCCATAAATACCTTAAGTGTCTAG
- the ZKSCAN5 gene encoding zinc finger protein with KRAB and SCAN domains 5 isoform X3 codes for MIMTGSGEVIDLDPPAETSPEQEDLLIVKVEEEDCTWMREYNPPVFETFYQRFKHFQYHEASGPREALSQLRVLCCEWLRPELHTKEQILELLVLEQFLTILPEEFQTWVREHHPENGEEAVAVVENIERELEERRQQVVACAEVLPPKVVPPGAGPESFSHQLLPVDPQPEREPQRPHLREENDYESRNDNVELMVKQISDEAESPWMTSGSPERNVPPSQEFGGVSDPHSVVERWQVNPPMGKSRQTPSQKRDLGAITDVNRKPNTNGERGHRCNDCGKFFLQASNFIQHRRIHTGEKPFKCGECGKSYNQRVHLTQHQRVHTGEKPYKCQVCGKAFRVSSHLVQHHSVHSGERPYGCPECGKSFGRHSHLIEHLKRHFREKSQRCNDKRSKNTKLNVKKKISEFSEADMEPTGIIPRNVSQVQEFGEGHKHQGKLDRKQGIPMKEILGQPSSKRMNFSEVTYVHKKSSTGERPHKCNECGKSFIQSAHLIQHQRIHTGEKPFRCDECGKSYNQRVHLTQHQRVHTGEKPYTCPLCGKAFRVRSHLVQHQSVHSGERPFKCNECGKGFGRRSHLAGHLRLHSREKSHQCHECGEIFFQYVSLIEHQVLHMGQKNEQNSIRGEAYSWNLTVIEDKKVELQEQPYKCDVCGKAFHYSSELIQHYRTHTAEKTYKWDMCRESVGQCSHTKQHPKSYSNLKAHQCKECGRGFALKAHLNQHQRIHTGEKPFQCKECGMSFSWSCSLFKHLRSHERTDPINTLSV; via the exons ATGATAATGACAGGATCTGGGGAAGTTATAGACTTAGACCCTCCCGCGGAGACTTCACCAGAGCAAGAAGACCTTCTGATAGTGAAGGTGGAAGAAGAAGATTGCACCTGGATGAGGGAGTACAATCCGCCCGTGTTTGAGACTTTCTACCAGCGCTTCAAGCACTTCCAGTACCATGAAGCGTCAGGCCCCCGGGAGGCCCTTAGCCAGCTCCGGGTGCTCTGCTGTGAGTGGCTGCGGCCCGAGCTGCACACCAAGGAGCAGATCCTGGAGCTGCTGGTGCTGGAGCAGTTCCTGACCATCCTGCCTGAAGAGTTCCAGACCTGGGTGAGAGAACATCACCCGGAAAATGGAGAAGAGGCTGTGGCCGTggtagaaaatatagaaagagaaCTAGAGGAACGCAGACAACAG GTCGTTGCGTGTGCTGAAGTGCTTCCTCCGAAGGTCGTGCCGCCTGGAGCCGGGCCCGAGTCCTTCAGTCACCAGCTCCTGCCCGTGGACCCGCAGCCTGAACGCGAGCCGCAGAGGCCTCATCTTCGGGAGGAAAACG ATTACGAGTCCAGGAACGACAACGTGGAACTGATGGTAAAGCAGATTTCTGATGAAGCCGAATCGCCCTGGATGACCTCAGGAAGCCCTGAAAGAAATGTCCCCCCGAGTCAAGAGTTTGGAGGAGTTAGCGACCCTCACAGCGTGGTAGAAAGGTGGCAGGTCAACCCCCCCATGGGGAAATCAAGGCAGACCCCTTCCCAGAAAAGAGACCTCGGTGCCATCACAGACGTGAACCGGAAGCCAAACACCAACGGCGAGAGAGGACACCGATGTAACGACTGCGGGAAATTTTTCCTTCAGGCCTCCAACTTCATCCAGCACCGGCGAATCCACACGGGAGAGAAACCGTTTAAGTGCGGGGAGTGTGGGAAAAGCTATAACCAGCGCGTGCACCTCACCCAGCACCAGCGTGTGCACACCGGCGAGAAGCCTTACAAGTGCCAGGTGTGCGGGAAGGCCTTCCGTGTCAGCTCACACCTGGTCCAGCATCACAGCGTGCACAGCGGGGAGAGGCCCTACGGCTGCCCCGAGTGCGGGAAGAGCTTCGGGCGCCACTCCCACCTGATCGAGCACCTCAAGCGCCACTTCAGAGAGAAATCCCAAAGAT GCAATGATAAAAGAAGTAAGAATACAAAATTGaatgttaagaagaaaatttcagaattttcagAAGCAGACATGGAACCAACCGGAATAATCCCAAGAAATGTTTCTCAGGTTCAAGAGTTTGGAGAAGGCCACAAACACCAGGGCAAATTGGATAGAaagcagggaattcccatgaaAGAGATACTAGGACAACCCTCTTCAAAGAGGATGAATTTCAGCGAAGTCACGTATGTCCACAAAAAGTCCTCCACCGGAGAGAGACCGCATAAATGTAACGAATGTGGGAAAAGCTTTATTCAGAGTGCACATCTTATCCAGCATCAGCGAATACACACCGGGGAGAAACCATTTAGGTGTGACGAGTGTGGGAAGAGCTACAATCAGCGTGTACACCTAACTCAGCATCAGCGGGtccacactggggagaagccCTACACCTGTCCCTTGTGCGGGAAAGCATTTAGAGTGAGGTCCCACCTCGTTCAGCACCAGAGTGTGCACAGTGGGGAGAGGCCCTTTAAGTGTAATGAGTGCGGGAAAGGCTTTGGGAGACGTTCACACCTTGCTGGGCATCTCAGGCTCCACTCGAGAGAGAAATCCCATCAGTGTCATGAATGTGGAGAAATCTTTTTTCAGTACGTTAGCCTCATTGAACACCAGGTGCTCCACATGGgccagaaaaatgaacaaaatagcaTCCGCGGGGAAGCGTACAGCTGGAACTTAACGGTGATTGAGGATAAGAAGGTTGAGTTGCAAGAGCAGCCTTATAAGTGTGATGTGTGTGGCAAAGCCTTTCATTACAGTTCGGAGCTCATTCAGCATTACAGAACTCATACCGCAGAGAAAACCTATAAATGGGATATGTGTAGAGAAAGCGTTGGCCAGTGTTCCCACACAAAACAACATCCCAAAAGCTATTCCAACCTGAAAGCCCATCAATGTAAAGAATGTGGCAGAGGCTTTGCTCTGAAGGCACATCTTAATCAACATCAGAGGATccatactggtgagaaaccctTTCAATGTAAAGAATGCGGAATGAGTTTCAGTTGGAGTTGTAGCCTCTTTAAACATCTGAGAAGTCACGAGAGGACAGATCCCATAAATACCTTAAGTGTCTAG
- the ZKSCAN5 gene encoding zinc finger protein with KRAB and SCAN domains 5 isoform X2 yields MIMTGSGEVIDLDPPAETSPEQEDLLIVKVEEEDCTWMREYNPPVFETFYQRFKHFQYHEASGPREALSQLRVLCCEWLRPELHTKEQILELLVLEQFLTILPEEFQTWVREHHPENGEEAVAVVENIERELEERRQQVVACAEVLPPKVVPPGAGPESFSHQLLPVDPQPEREPQRPHLREENALPALQVPSLPLKDSQELTASLLSAGSQLVKIEDVADVAVSFILEEWGHLDHSQKSLYRDDRKENYGSITSMDYESRNDNVELMVKQISDEAESPWMTSGSPERNVPPSQEFGGVSDPHSVVERWQVNPPMGKSRQTPSQKRDLGAITDVNRKPNTNGERGHRCNDCGKFFLQASNFIQHRRIHTGEKPFKCGECGKSYNQRVHLTQHQRVHTGEKPYKCQVCGKAFRVSSHLVQHHSVHSGERPYGCPECGKSFGRHSHLIEHLKRHFREKSQRCNDKRSKNTKLNVKKKISEFSEADMEPTGIIPRNVSQVQEFGEGHKHQGKLDRKQGIPMKEILGQPSSKRMNFSEVTYVHKKSSTGERPHKCNECGKSFIQSAHLIQHQRIHTGEKPFRCDECGKSYNQRVHLTQHQRVHTGEKPYTCPLCGKAFRVRSHLVQHQSVHSGERPFKCNECGKGFGRRSHLAGHLRLHSREKSHQCHECGEIFFQYVSLIEHQVLHMGQKNEQNSIRGEAYSWNLTVIEDKKVELQEQPYKCDVCGKAFHYSSELIQHYRTHTAEKTYKWDMCRESVGQCSHTKQHPKSYSNLKAHQCKECGRGFALKAHLNQHQRIHTGEKPFQCKECGMSFSWSCSLFKHLRSHERTDPINTLSV; encoded by the exons ATGATAATGACAGGATCTGGGGAAGTTATAGACTTAGACCCTCCCGCGGAGACTTCACCAGAGCAAGAAGACCTTCTGATAGTGAAGGTGGAAGAAGAAGATTGCACCTGGATGAGGGAGTACAATCCGCCCGTGTTTGAGACTTTCTACCAGCGCTTCAAGCACTTCCAGTACCATGAAGCGTCAGGCCCCCGGGAGGCCCTTAGCCAGCTCCGGGTGCTCTGCTGTGAGTGGCTGCGGCCCGAGCTGCACACCAAGGAGCAGATCCTGGAGCTGCTGGTGCTGGAGCAGTTCCTGACCATCCTGCCTGAAGAGTTCCAGACCTGGGTGAGAGAACATCACCCGGAAAATGGAGAAGAGGCTGTGGCCGTggtagaaaatatagaaagagaaCTAGAGGAACGCAGACAACAG GTCGTTGCGTGTGCTGAAGTGCTTCCTCCGAAGGTCGTGCCGCCTGGAGCCGGGCCCGAGTCCTTCAGTCACCAGCTCCTGCCCGTGGACCCGCAGCCTGAACGCGAGCCGCAGAGGCCTCATCTTCGGGAGGAAAACG CCCTTCCTGCTCTCCAagttccctcccttcccctgaaGGACAGCCAGGAGCTGACAGCCTCACTTCTCTCAGCTGGGTCCCAG TTGGTGAAAATTGAAGATGTGGCTGACGTGGCTGTATCCTTCATCCTGGAGGAATGGGGACATTTGGACCATTCCCAGAAGTCCCTCTATAGGGATGACAGGAAGGAGAATTATGGGAGTATTACTTCTATGG ATTACGAGTCCAGGAACGACAACGTGGAACTGATGGTAAAGCAGATTTCTGATGAAGCCGAATCGCCCTGGATGACCTCAGGAAGCCCTGAAAGAAATGTCCCCCCGAGTCAAGAGTTTGGAGGAGTTAGCGACCCTCACAGCGTGGTAGAAAGGTGGCAGGTCAACCCCCCCATGGGGAAATCAAGGCAGACCCCTTCCCAGAAAAGAGACCTCGGTGCCATCACAGACGTGAACCGGAAGCCAAACACCAACGGCGAGAGAGGACACCGATGTAACGACTGCGGGAAATTTTTCCTTCAGGCCTCCAACTTCATCCAGCACCGGCGAATCCACACGGGAGAGAAACCGTTTAAGTGCGGGGAGTGTGGGAAAAGCTATAACCAGCGCGTGCACCTCACCCAGCACCAGCGTGTGCACACCGGCGAGAAGCCTTACAAGTGCCAGGTGTGCGGGAAGGCCTTCCGTGTCAGCTCACACCTGGTCCAGCATCACAGCGTGCACAGCGGGGAGAGGCCCTACGGCTGCCCCGAGTGCGGGAAGAGCTTCGGGCGCCACTCCCACCTGATCGAGCACCTCAAGCGCCACTTCAGAGAGAAATCCCAAAGAT GCAATGATAAAAGAAGTAAGAATACAAAATTGaatgttaagaagaaaatttcagaattttcagAAGCAGACATGGAACCAACCGGAATAATCCCAAGAAATGTTTCTCAGGTTCAAGAGTTTGGAGAAGGCCACAAACACCAGGGCAAATTGGATAGAaagcagggaattcccatgaaAGAGATACTAGGACAACCCTCTTCAAAGAGGATGAATTTCAGCGAAGTCACGTATGTCCACAAAAAGTCCTCCACCGGAGAGAGACCGCATAAATGTAACGAATGTGGGAAAAGCTTTATTCAGAGTGCACATCTTATCCAGCATCAGCGAATACACACCGGGGAGAAACCATTTAGGTGTGACGAGTGTGGGAAGAGCTACAATCAGCGTGTACACCTAACTCAGCATCAGCGGGtccacactggggagaagccCTACACCTGTCCCTTGTGCGGGAAAGCATTTAGAGTGAGGTCCCACCTCGTTCAGCACCAGAGTGTGCACAGTGGGGAGAGGCCCTTTAAGTGTAATGAGTGCGGGAAAGGCTTTGGGAGACGTTCACACCTTGCTGGGCATCTCAGGCTCCACTCGAGAGAGAAATCCCATCAGTGTCATGAATGTGGAGAAATCTTTTTTCAGTACGTTAGCCTCATTGAACACCAGGTGCTCCACATGGgccagaaaaatgaacaaaatagcaTCCGCGGGGAAGCGTACAGCTGGAACTTAACGGTGATTGAGGATAAGAAGGTTGAGTTGCAAGAGCAGCCTTATAAGTGTGATGTGTGTGGCAAAGCCTTTCATTACAGTTCGGAGCTCATTCAGCATTACAGAACTCATACCGCAGAGAAAACCTATAAATGGGATATGTGTAGAGAAAGCGTTGGCCAGTGTTCCCACACAAAACAACATCCCAAAAGCTATTCCAACCTGAAAGCCCATCAATGTAAAGAATGTGGCAGAGGCTTTGCTCTGAAGGCACATCTTAATCAACATCAGAGGATccatactggtgagaaaccctTTCAATGTAAAGAATGCGGAATGAGTTTCAGTTGGAGTTGTAGCCTCTTTAAACATCTGAGAAGTCACGAGAGGACAGATCCCATAAATACCTTAAGTGTCTAG
- the ZNF394 gene encoding zinc finger protein 394: protein MSWIWTASQGRVAALPLSDGPWIVKVEEDSPGGGESDPPGDCPDPETSRRHFRRFRYQEVAGPEEALSRLRELCRRWLRPEVHSKEQILELLVLEQFLTILPQELQAWVRKHCPESGEEAAALVWALQRELDETSRQGLVTVQDVAVSLTWEEWERLGPAQRDLYRESAPKDYGNAVSPSLETRTENKELILKQEILEEVEPQGQLQESQEKGPLSSECGVAHEDRIEKPSGGPSLLKLEKPPEDQGATSISDLKSAPREEGDSKKNELGTSARSSNFVPAQYIQTAERPMTGDERGNYCKHRLDTVKPHESLDSGENCHHSSLPEAQRRFHEERPYTCDTCEKSFKQRSDLFKHQRTHTGEKPYGCSVCGKSFSQSATLVKHQRTHTGEKPYTCPKCGDRFRQSSNLSRHQRVHMGEKHYMCHECGEICRISNHFRHQRTHQGERPYTCEECAKSFKRCSDLSKHQRIHTGEKPYECQECGKSFSQSATLVKHQRTHTGEKPYTCPKCGDSFRQSSHLNRHQRVHMGQKHYTCHECGEICHISNHFRHQRTHQGERPYTCEECAKSFKRCSDLSKHQRIHTGEKPYECQECGKSFSQSATLVKHQRTHTGEKPYRCLECGDSFRQSSHLIRHQRIHRNKAPSF from the exons ATGAGTTGGATCTGGACCGCAAGTCAAGGCAGGGTCGCTGCTCTGCCCCTGAGTGACGGACCTTGGATAGTGAAAGTGGAGGAAGATTCACCCGGAGGTGGGGAGTCCGACCCACCAGGGGACTGTCCGGATCCCGAAACTTCCCGACGGCATTTTAGGCGGTTCCGTTATCAAGAGGTGGCCGGACCCGAAGAGGCGCTGAGCCGACTCAGGGAACTTTGTCGTCGGTGGCTGAGGCCCGAGGTGCACTCGAAAGAGCAGATCCTGGAGCTGCTGGTGCTGGAGCAGTTCCTGACCATCCTGCCCCAGGAGCTCCAGGCCTGGGTGCGCAAGCACTGCCCGGAGAGCGGGGAGGAGGCTGCCGCTTTGGTTTGGGCTCTACAGAGAGAGCTTGATGAGACCTCACGCCAG GGGTTGGTGACAGTCCAGGATGTGGCTGTGTCTCTAACCTGGGAGGAGTGGGAGCGTCTGGGCCCAGCACAGAGGGACCTCTACAGGGAGAGTGCGCCGAAGGATTATGGGAACGCAGTCTCGCCAA GTTTGGAAACCAGAACTGAGAACAAAGAGTTGATTCTAAAGCAAGAAATTCTAGAAGAAGTGGAGCCACAAGGGCAGCTACAAGAGTCCCAGGAGAAGGGGCCCCTGTCTTCCGAGTGTGGTGTTGCCCATGAGGACAGGATAGAAAAGCCATCAGGTGGCCCCTCACTGCTGAAACTTGAAAAGCCTCCTGAAGATCAGGGAGCCACCAGCATCTCAGATCTCAAGAGTGCTCCCAGAGAAGAGGGGGACTCCAAAAAGAATGAACTGGGGACTAGTGCCAGAAGTTCAAACTTTGTTCCTGCTCAGTACATCCAGACAGCAGAGAGACCCATGACCGGTGATGAACGTGGGAACTATTGCAAACACAGGTTAGATACCGTGAAACCTCATGAATCTCTTGACAGTGGGGAAAACTGCCATCATTCAAGCCTACCTGAGGCGCAGAGGCGGTTCCATGAAGAAAGACCTTATACATGTGACACCTGTGAGAAGAGTTTCAAACAGCGTTCCGACCTCTTTAAACACCAGAGAACCCACACCGGGGAGAAGCCCTACGGGTGTTCTGTCTGTGGGAAAAGCTTCAGTCAGAGCGCTACCCTTGTTAAACACCAGAggactcacactggagagaagccttACACCTGCCCCAAGTGTGGGGACCGCTTCAGACAGAGCTCAAATCTCAGTCGGCATCAGAGAGTCCACATGGGGGAGAAGCACTACATGTGTCACGAGTGTGGGGAAATCTGCCGTATCTCCAACCATTTTAGACATCAGAGGACACACCAGGGAGAGAGACCCTACACGTGTGAAGAGTGTGCGAAGAGCTTTAAACGGTGTTCCGACCTCTCCAAACACCAGAGAatccacactggggagaagccCTACGAATGCCAAGAATGTGGAAAAAGCTTCAGTCAGAGTGCAACCCTCGTTAAACACCAGAGGACACACACAGGTGAGAAGCCGTACACGTGCCCCAAATGTGGGGACAGCTTCAGACAGAGCTCACACCTCAACCGGCATCAGAGAGTCCACATGGGGCAGAAGCACTACACGTGTCACGAGTGTGGGGAAATCTGCCATATCTCCAACCATTTTAGACATCAGAGGACACACCAGGGAGAGAGACCCTACACGTGTGAAGAGTGTGCGAAGAGCTTTAAACGGTGTTCTGACCTCTCCAAACACCAGAGAATCCACACCGGGGAGAAACCCTACGAATGCCAAGAATGTGGGAAAAGCTTCAGTCAGAGCGCAACCCTCGTTAAACACCAgagaactcacactggagagaagccttACAGATGTCTTGAATGTGGGGACAGCTTTAGACAGAGTTCACACCTCATCCGACACCAAAGAATCCATAGAAATAAAGCCCCATCATTTTGA